A single region of the Rhodothermia bacterium genome encodes:
- a CDS encoding peptidylprolyl isomerase yields the protein MMLQKKSTLSFLVLSLVIAGCSATKTTTSNQGPVVATYGKSKVTFDELITQLKKTSNPDTTSQLGFQDFLRRYVHFRLKVAEAERLGLDKDSAQVAELLAYQAQLGRPYLIENEVIRPLAKTLFERQKEVIKVQHILIRVNGRDTLVAYNKIKAVRDSLLNGADFGALAVRHSEDPSVKNNKGVLPPIVAGRFVEAFENIAWNTPVGKVSNISRSPEWGYHLLQVLERKPAPPAVRTSQLFIRPQGNTKADSLAALEKMNSLIARIKSGESFGAITRQYSDDPYLKENDGDIGFRETGELIEPLNTKIFELKNIGDLSQPLKTQFGYHVFLLTGRKETASFEDQYQQLKEFLADKPILQRHQKAYAHRLRKTMKVDFDVRAFQNMVHSVHQDSLFSNFLPATPLRNQFENKYLATIDSDYIIRVSDFMDVAMRERPTLGTYPQEEALRIANEVIDDKAVDAYIRKMNLVDQRFDALLREYRDGILLFKISEDSLWNPASKDTLALKRFFEAHNEQYKFGERLRLHTFQTANDSLLNLISTRLKLGANANDIAESLKADRSVRHELMLLADSTNTIYDRGFAMKKGEYTEPLPYLRTKVILISDGMEPSRSKTFDEARAEVTNEYQRLLEERWMNRLYSRYKVRFYPEKLDEALAAKKQK from the coding sequence CTCCAAAAAAAATCTACCCTTTCATTCCTTGTTTTGTCCTTAGTCATCGCGGGCTGTTCCGCTACTAAAACCACAACCTCAAATCAAGGCCCGGTAGTTGCTACCTATGGAAAGTCTAAGGTTACATTCGACGAATTGATTACTCAACTAAAGAAAACTTCAAATCCAGATACTACATCACAATTAGGTTTTCAAGATTTTCTGCGGCGATATGTGCATTTTCGCCTTAAGGTTGCCGAGGCCGAACGGCTTGGTTTAGACAAAGATTCGGCACAAGTTGCCGAACTTTTGGCGTATCAAGCACAATTAGGACGCCCCTACCTCATTGAAAACGAGGTTATCCGGCCGCTAGCAAAAACCCTCTTCGAACGCCAAAAAGAAGTTATTAAGGTTCAACACATTTTAATCCGCGTAAATGGTCGGGATACACTGGTTGCCTACAATAAAATAAAGGCTGTACGCGACTCTTTGCTCAATGGCGCTGATTTTGGCGCATTAGCCGTTCGTCACTCCGAAGACCCCAGTGTAAAAAACAACAAAGGCGTTTTACCGCCCATCGTTGCTGGCCGTTTCGTAGAAGCCTTTGAAAACATCGCTTGGAATACGCCCGTCGGCAAGGTTTCCAACATTTCCCGTAGTCCCGAATGGGGATACCACCTTTTGCAAGTTTTGGAACGTAAACCTGCCCCGCCAGCCGTCCGTACTTCGCAACTTTTCATCCGTCCACAAGGCAATACAAAGGCAGATTCGCTTGCCGCGCTCGAAAAAATGAACAGCCTCATCGCCAGAATCAAGTCCGGTGAGTCGTTTGGTGCAATTACTCGCCAATACTCGGATGACCCCTACCTCAAAGAAAATGATGGCGATATTGGCTTTCGAGAAACGGGGGAATTAATTGAGCCGTTAAATACCAAAATTTTTGAATTAAAAAACATTGGTGACCTCTCTCAGCCCTTAAAGACCCAGTTTGGCTATCATGTTTTCCTCCTGACGGGCAGAAAAGAAACAGCTTCTTTTGAAGATCAGTATCAACAATTAAAGGAGTTTTTGGCAGATAAGCCCATTCTTCAGCGCCACCAAAAAGCCTATGCTCACCGTTTACGCAAGACCATGAAGGTGGATTTTGACGTTCGTGCATTCCAAAACATGGTTCACTCTGTTCATCAAGATTCGTTGTTCTCGAATTTCTTGCCAGCAACTCCTCTACGCAACCAATTTGAAAACAAGTACTTAGCAACGATTGATAGTGACTATATCATACGTGTCTCGGACTTTATGGATGTCGCCATGCGAGAGCGACCAACGCTTGGGACTTATCCACAGGAAGAGGCTCTGCGGATTGCAAACGAAGTGATTGACGACAAGGCCGTAGATGCGTACATACGCAAAATGAACCTCGTAGATCAACGATTTGATGCCTTGCTCCGCGAATATCGTGATGGCATATTACTGTTCAAAATCTCTGAAGACTCCCTTTGGAATCCCGCTTCTAAGGATACCTTGGCCCTAAAACGGTTTTTTGAAGCCCATAATGAGCAGTACAAATTTGGCGAACGGTTGCGTTTGCACACGTTCCAAACCGCCAATGACTCGCTCTTAAACCTCATTTCTACCCGTCTTAAATTGGGTGCTAATGCAAACGACATTGCCGAGTCTTTAAAAGCAGACCGCTCTGTTCGTCACGAACTAATGCTCTTAGCAGACTCCACCAATACCATCTATGATCGTGGTTTTGCAATGAAAAAAGGGGAATACACCGAACCTTTACCATACCTTCGCACCAAAGTTATCCTCATATCGGATGGGATGGAGCCTTCCAGATCAAAAACATTTGATGAGGCGCGTGCAGAAGTGACCAATGAGTACCAACGGCTGTTGGAAGAGCGTTGGATGAACCGTCTTTATTCCCGCTACAAAGTCCGTTTCTATCCCGAAAAATTAGACGAAGCTTTGGCAGCAAAAAAGCAGAAATAG